A single Vanacampus margaritifer isolate UIUO_Vmar chromosome 14, RoL_Vmar_1.0, whole genome shotgun sequence DNA region contains:
- the LOC144063871 gene encoding lysosome membrane protein 2-like, whose amino-acid sequence MTRRSCAIYAVGVISAILLVTGIGLIASQTFRRVMHNRLKKEIVLVEGSRVFESWKRPPPPVYMEYFFFNVTNVEDFLAGAKPVVNQVGPYTYREYRYKDNVTMVDGGKMVSAYNTKSFVFLRDKSVGDPTLDNITTVNIPAWAVMNKVKGSFWKSSMVSIWMNSIGSGLFTTRTVDELLWGYEDPLLTRVAPSNPDVETTFGLMYKKNGSNDGEFVFHTGEQNYLDYGRVETWKGQSQLTFWNSNQSNSINGSDGSAFHPLLKKDERIYIFTPNLCRSIHMEFEKDVEVRGIPAYRFTPPRSVLASKEENPANEGFCVTPKECLGTGLLKVSPCRKGAPVVASFPHFYLADSQYAAAIQGMSPERTHHQTYLDLNPTTGIIVRANKRAQINILINRISGFPKTRSLNDTIFPVMFLNESVVMDEASAARVHKLLTIVKVVSNFPLFFVALGAVMLLVLIVLLMRERKQKASAEENTSYSPVSEKEKEDPQNGTYIGLAPKVEAQA is encoded by the exons ATGACGCGGAGATCGTGCGCCATCTACGCGGTGGGCGTCATCAGCGCCATCCTGCTGGTCACGGGCATCGGCCTGATCGCCTCGCAGACTTTCCGCAGGGTGATGCACAACCGTCTCAAGAAG GAGATTGTTTTGGTGGAGGGCAGCCGCGTGTTTGAGTCATGGAAGAGGCCCCCTCCTCCCGTCTACATGGAGTACTTCTTCTTCAACGTCACCAACGTGGAGGATTTCCTCGCCGGGGCCAAGCCAGTCGTCAACCAGGTCGGGCCCTACACGTACAG GGAGTACAGGTACAAGGACAACGTGACCATGGTTGATGGCGGCAAAATGGTGTCGGCGTACAACACTAAAAGCTTCGTGTTCCTGAGAGACAAGTCTGTCGGCGACCCTACACTTGATAACATCACTACTGTCAATATACCCGCTTGG GCGGTGATGAACAAGGTGAAAGGGAGCTTTTGGAAATCTTCAATGGTGTCCATCTGGATGAACTCCATTGGGAGCGGCCTTTTCACCACTCGCACCGTGGACGAACTGCTGTGGGGCTACGAGGACCCCCTGTTGACGCGCGTCGCTCCCAGCAACCCGGATGTTGAGACCACTTTTGGTCTTATGTACAAG AAAAATGGAAGCAACGATGGGGAATTCGTCTTTCACACCGGGGAGCAAAACTACTTGGATTACGGCCGAGTGGAAACATGGAAAGGTCAAAG CCAGCTGACCTTCTGGAACTCCAACCAAAGCAACAGCATCAACGGGTCCGACGGAAGTGCCTTTCATCCCCTCCTGAAAAAGGACGAGCGCATTTATATCTTCACACCGAACCTTTGCAG GTCCATCCACATGGAGTTTGAGAAGGACGTGGAGGTGAGAGGGATCCCGGCATACCGCTTCACGCCGCCGCGTTCCGTCCTGGCTAGCAAAGAGGAGAATCCGGCCAACGAGGGTTTCTGCGTCACCCCGAAGGAGTGCCTGGGAACGGGCCTCCTCAAAGTCAGTCCTTGTCGTAAAG GTGCTCCCGTCGTGGCCTCTTTTCCTCATTTTTACCTCGCAGATTCGCAATATGCGGCAGCTATCCAAGGAATGTCCCCAGAGAGAACCCATCACCAAACCTACCTCGACCTAAACCCG ACCACTGGAATAATTGTACGTGCAAACAAGAGGGCGCAGATCAACATCTTAATAAATAGGATTTCTGGATTCCC GAAAACCAGAAGTCTAAACGACACCATCTTCCCTGTCATGTTCCTAAATGAG AGCGTGGTTATGGACGAGGCGTCGGCGGCGAGAGTTCACAAGCTGCTGACGATCGTCAAGGTGGTGTCCAACTTCCCGCTCTTTTTCGTGGCCCTGGGGGCCGTCATGCTGCTGGTCCTGATCGTCCTGCTGATGCGCGAACGCAAGCAGAAG GCCAGCGCTGAGGAGAACACGTCTTACTCTCCGGTGAGcgaaaaggaaaaagaagatCCTCAAAACGGAACGTACATCGGCCTGGCGCCCAAGGTTGAGGCGCAAGCCTGA